In Alicyclobacillus macrosporangiidus CPP55, a single window of DNA contains:
- a CDS encoding IS5 family transposase: MYRPTQRQMLLPDEFFLPFGGKLNKENRWVKLAQMIPWWKVEEHYGERFKSWTKGQQAYSVRVALGALIIQERLGLSDRETVRQITENPYLQYFIGLPRFQEDPPFHPSLMTHFRKRLGPDVLSQVNEWIVMEQAERDDDSDDQDDAGPGQPGVNATSKPRTKAQTTANQGKLLLDATCAPADISYPTNLSLLNEAREKLEKIIDVLHAVRERGRCKPRTYREKARRAYLAVAKQRRVSPRVLRKAIGKQLRFVARDLRIIGKLKEEVGLGALSARQYRQLLVIQELYRQQEEMYRRKTRRIEDRIVSISQPHVRPIVRGKVRANVEFGAKVAISVVNGYARLERLDWDSFHEGNTLQAAVEAYRERYGHYPEAVLADRAYRSRENLRYCKERGIRLSGPPLGRPSKTARAEQARIERQDAAERNEIEGKFGEGKRLYGLGLIRARLRATSETVIALQLLVMNLERRLRLLLYLVFAWFERCPISTALANS; the protein is encoded by the coding sequence GTGTATCGACCGACCCAACGACAGATGCTGCTTCCGGATGAGTTCTTCCTGCCTTTTGGTGGGAAGTTGAACAAGGAAAACCGCTGGGTAAAACTCGCTCAGATGATTCCGTGGTGGAAAGTCGAAGAGCACTACGGCGAGCGCTTCAAGTCCTGGACGAAGGGACAACAAGCGTACTCCGTCCGTGTAGCACTTGGTGCACTCATCATCCAGGAACGTCTGGGTCTGAGCGACCGCGAAACGGTCCGCCAGATCACGGAGAACCCGTATCTGCAATACTTCATCGGGCTGCCGCGTTTTCAAGAAGACCCACCGTTTCATCCGTCGTTGATGACGCATTTTCGGAAGCGACTGGGTCCGGACGTGTTGAGTCAGGTCAATGAATGGATCGTGATGGAGCAGGCCGAGCGCGATGATGATTCGGATGACCAAGATGATGCAGGTCCTGGGCAACCGGGTGTGAATGCCACTTCCAAGCCCAGGACAAAGGCGCAGACAACCGCGAACCAAGGTAAGCTCCTGCTGGATGCCACATGCGCGCCGGCGGACATCTCCTACCCGACCAACCTGTCCCTTCTGAACGAGGCCCGTGAGAAATTGGAGAAGATAATTGACGTTCTGCATGCGGTGCGTGAGCGTGGCAGGTGCAAGCCGCGCACCTATCGGGAGAAGGCGCGCAGAGCGTACCTGGCAGTGGCAAAGCAGCGTCGCGTGAGCCCGCGTGTACTGCGTAAGGCAATTGGAAAGCAGCTGCGGTTTGTCGCACGGGACCTGCGCATCATCGGTAAATTGAAGGAGGAAGTCGGGCTGGGAGCTCTGAGCGCTCGGCAGTACCGTCAGCTGTTGGTCATCCAGGAACTGTATCGTCAACAGGAAGAGATGTACCGCAGGAAGACCCGACGCATCGAGGACCGAATCGTCAGCATTTCGCAACCTCATGTGCGACCCATTGTTCGTGGCAAGGTGCGCGCCAACGTGGAGTTTGGTGCGAAGGTGGCAATCAGTGTGGTGAACGGGTACGCAAGGCTGGAGCGGTTGGACTGGGACAGCTTTCACGAAGGCAATACCCTGCAGGCGGCAGTGGAGGCCTACCGGGAGCGGTATGGCCATTATCCGGAAGCCGTGCTGGCCGACAGGGCCTACCGGAGTCGGGAGAATCTGCGTTACTGCAAAGAGCGTGGCATTCGCCTGAGTGGACCTCCGCTGGGTCGGCCCTCGAAGACGGCGCGGGCAGAACAGGCACGGATTGAGAGACAGGATGCAGCGGAACGAAACGAAATCGAAGGGAAGTTCGGCGAAGGCAAGCGTTTGTACGGTCTGGGTCTGATTCGGGCGCGTCTGCGGGCCACGAGCGAGACGGTTATCGCGCTGCAACTGCTGGTGATGAACTTGGAGCGGCGACTCCGCCTTCTTCTGTACCTTGTTTTTGCGTGGTTCGAGCGCTGTCCGATCTCAACTGCTCTGGCGAACTCGTGA
- a CDS encoding aminopeptidase, with the protein MSTYSLDWLLVRSSTEAEPLVRSIVARAYACGARRVEVDWESPYVDKLRLLHAPEHELRRLTPGRQLLYDTATTERATMITIHSPHPGLMSDVDPKRSALFAAAMREELARHREAVRCYDVRWAIVGWPSENWATAVFPNLPPGEAQARLWACILQASRVNNDPVVEWECHLSRLKKRIEWLNEFRLRRLYFRGPGTDLTVELPDGHIWLGGDVADPNGIRFVPNIPTEEVFTVPHRTGVDGTVRATRPLHYNDQVIEGMELVLRGGEVIEARAQRGQEALDYLLAVDEGARRLGEVALVPEDSPITQMCVVFHNTLFDENASCHLALGSAYPNCLPRVMNLSPDERTAHGVNRSQVHVDFMVGSHELHRVC; encoded by the coding sequence GTGTCGACCTACAGTCTCGACTGGTTGCTCGTCCGCAGCAGCACCGAAGCCGAACCTTTGGTGCGCTCCATCGTCGCACGTGCTTATGCTTGCGGCGCACGGCGAGTCGAAGTGGACTGGGAATCCCCATATGTGGACAAGCTGCGACTTCTGCATGCCCCGGAACATGAACTGCGCCGCCTGACACCAGGGCGCCAGTTACTGTACGACACTGCGACGACAGAGCGCGCCACGATGATCACCATCCATTCACCTCATCCCGGTCTTATGTCCGATGTGGATCCCAAGCGTAGCGCGCTGTTCGCGGCTGCAATGAGAGAAGAACTCGCCCGCCACCGTGAGGCTGTCCGGTGTTATGACGTTCGCTGGGCTATTGTCGGTTGGCCCAGTGAGAACTGGGCTACCGCCGTGTTCCCCAATCTGCCACCGGGTGAGGCGCAGGCGCGGCTGTGGGCATGCATCCTCCAGGCGAGCCGTGTAAACAATGATCCGGTCGTAGAATGGGAGTGCCACCTTTCGCGTCTCAAGAAACGAATAGAGTGGTTGAATGAATTTCGCCTCCGTCGACTGTACTTCCGAGGCCCCGGCACCGATCTGACTGTCGAACTACCCGACGGCCACATTTGGCTGGGCGGTGATGTCGCAGATCCAAACGGCATTCGCTTTGTTCCAAACATCCCCACGGAAGAGGTGTTTACCGTGCCGCACCGGACAGGTGTCGACGGCACGGTACGCGCGACTCGACCGCTTCACTACAACGACCAAGTGATTGAAGGCATGGAACTCGTCCTCAGAGGTGGCGAAGTGATTGAGGCGCGGGCGCAGCGAGGCCAAGAGGCGCTTGACTACCTGTTGGCTGTGGACGAGGGAGCACGACGACTCGGAGAAGTTGCACTCGTTCCCGAAGATTCACCGATCACGCAGATGTGTGTCGTGTTTCACAATACGCTGTTTGACGAAAACGCCTCGTGCCACCTAGCTCTTGGATCGGCGTACCCCAATTGTCTGCCGCGCGTGATGAATCTCTCCCCGGACGAACGGACTGCACACGGGGTCAATCGTAGCCAGGTGCATGTGGACTTTATGGTCGGTTCACATGAACTACATAGGGTCTGCTGA
- a CDS encoding ArdC-like ssDNA-binding domain-containing protein, whose amino-acid sequence MSNCLRCFRKLLAVPSIRRGVGPVCAKNLRRDAGLEPRIPRGWSALTDERVQRFLRRPLVRTNVPDERAPLITTQGAMLHLAPSIRPLEEYSAEELQEAAQRVPRHQYAAFADEPYRGPNKELYMRARAMGLSESSAAQLADRGALSTGAAAVDTDEAPLQDEPYDASALDLGTKEQAFVTRSRDERVRQAYERMNRLLDELYDSDKFREYLKFVASMPRYSFHNQLLIFSQRPNATLVAGYKKWTEMGRHVMRGEKGIKIFAPLFKNVEEADETGETVVVRRLSGFKLVTVFDVSQTEGNPLPTLDVNMNIEGDRHQALYDRLARVVSRTIPIKHLPEDQMDGARGWYDPLTGEIALSEKNTPNQNAKTLIHEYAHALLHTSDAGRRLPRQQKEVEAEAVAFVVCEAFGFDTSDQSVGYVAGWSGGHKRLFRESMERITRTARQIIEEIERESEAEAERTRNFSA is encoded by the coding sequence ATGAGCAACTGCCTACGTTGTTTCAGAAAGTTATTGGCGGTGCCGAGCATCCGGCGCGGCGTCGGGCCGGTGTGCGCCAAGAACCTGCGCCGCGACGCCGGTCTGGAGCCGAGGATTCCAAGGGGCTGGAGCGCGCTCACGGACGAACGTGTGCAGAGGTTTTTGCGCAGGCCGTTGGTTCGCACAAACGTGCCCGACGAACGGGCGCCGCTGATAACGACGCAGGGTGCGATGCTACACTTGGCGCCTTCGATCCGGCCACTGGAAGAGTACTCCGCCGAGGAATTACAGGAAGCGGCACAGAGGGTCCCGAGGCACCAGTACGCCGCGTTTGCTGACGAGCCGTACCGCGGCCCGAACAAGGAACTGTACATGCGGGCGCGGGCAATGGGGCTGAGTGAGAGCAGCGCCGCCCAATTGGCGGATCGCGGAGCCTTGTCCACCGGGGCAGCAGCAGTGGATACTGACGAAGCGCCGCTTCAGGACGAGCCGTACGATGCGTCGGCGCTCGATCTCGGCACCAAGGAGCAGGCGTTCGTCACGCGCAGTAGGGACGAGCGAGTTCGGCAGGCGTATGAGCGGATGAATCGGTTGCTGGATGAACTGTACGACTCGGACAAGTTCCGGGAGTATCTGAAGTTCGTCGCGTCGATGCCGCGGTACAGCTTTCACAACCAACTGCTCATCTTCAGCCAGCGTCCGAACGCGACGCTTGTCGCCGGATACAAGAAGTGGACCGAGATGGGGCGACATGTCATGCGAGGCGAGAAGGGGATCAAAATTTTCGCGCCGTTGTTCAAGAACGTGGAGGAGGCGGACGAGACCGGAGAGACGGTGGTGGTGCGGCGCCTGTCCGGGTTCAAGCTTGTGACGGTGTTCGATGTTTCCCAAACAGAGGGGAATCCGTTGCCGACGCTAGACGTGAACATGAACATTGAGGGCGACCGGCACCAGGCGCTGTATGATCGTTTGGCGCGGGTGGTGAGCCGCACGATCCCGATCAAGCACTTGCCCGAGGATCAGATGGACGGCGCGCGCGGATGGTACGATCCGCTTACCGGAGAAATCGCGTTGAGTGAAAAGAACACTCCGAACCAAAACGCGAAGACGCTGATCCACGAGTATGCACACGCGCTGCTGCACACGTCCGACGCCGGGCGACGACTGCCCCGCCAGCAAAAGGAGGTCGAGGCCGAGGCGGTGGCGTTCGTCGTATGCGAGGCGTTCGGGTTCGACACGTCGGACCAGAGCGTCGGGTACGTGGCAGGCTGGAGCGGTGGGCACAAGCGGCTATTCCGCGAGAGTATGGAGCGGATCACACGGACGGCGCGTCAAATCATCGAGGAGATCGAACGCGAGTCCGAGGCCGAGGCGGAGCGGACGCGGAACTTCAGCGCTTGA
- a CDS encoding DUF2653 family protein: MRRWVLTMAACLLLVQPTVADAATYRGGSTYSSRVSSHATFSGGEFGSGSAYHSSYTTPSSSTGSVSGSRATTGSSAGTTVGSGSSYRSGYTAPSSSAGTTAGSSSTYHSGYQSPSPNVRTPTSGYSSGTVQRPSLSAGHVAAFGAGMLLGSMLHPFGWGWSAPYTAAPAYASGVIGAAPAGMAAAASGWSWVGTILDLILLAAVVLAVVALVRRRRKKRAGVFATVSSGAAGDSGAGMAMYLDEQAMVDACCEYVARREGCPPQQVEVDLQFDNGRFAADARIGGWRHRHLSQQDLVDAVAEFVAERESVSPHRVRVDLQFSEQNGVTADAVVV; encoded by the coding sequence ATGCGCCGATGGGTTTTGACGATGGCCGCATGTCTGCTGCTCGTTCAGCCGACGGTGGCTGACGCAGCCACTTATCGAGGTGGAAGCACATATTCGTCAAGGGTGTCGAGTCATGCGACGTTCAGCGGTGGAGAGTTCGGCTCTGGTTCCGCATACCACTCAAGCTACACCACCCCGTCTTCTAGCACTGGCAGTGTATCGGGGAGCCGGGCTACAACCGGGTCGAGCGCCGGAACGACGGTGGGGTCCGGTTCCTCGTACCGTTCCGGGTACACCGCTCCGTCTTCGAGCGCTGGTACGACAGCCGGTTCGAGTTCCACGTATCATTCCGGCTACCAGTCGCCGTCGCCAAATGTCCGGACGCCCACTTCCGGGTACTCGTCCGGCACGGTGCAGAGGCCGTCGCTGTCGGCCGGGCACGTGGCGGCATTCGGCGCCGGGATGTTGCTCGGCAGCATGCTGCATCCGTTCGGCTGGGGATGGTCGGCACCGTACACCGCAGCGCCGGCATACGCTTCCGGGGTGATCGGGGCAGCGCCTGCGGGGATGGCAGCGGCTGCTTCGGGGTGGTCATGGGTCGGCACGATCCTTGACTTGATTTTGTTGGCCGCCGTGGTGCTGGCTGTCGTGGCACTGGTACGGCGTCGTCGAAAGAAGCGCGCGGGCGTGTTCGCCACAGTGTCGTCGGGCGCGGCGGGTGATTCGGGGGCTGGTATGGCGATGTACCTGGACGAACAGGCGATGGTCGATGCCTGTTGCGAATACGTCGCGCGGAGGGAAGGCTGTCCACCACAGCAAGTCGAGGTTGACCTGCAGTTCGACAATGGCCGGTTTGCGGCGGATGCAAGAATCGGCGGATGGCGGCACCGGCACCTGAGTCAGCAGGATTTAGTCGACGCCGTGGCGGAGTTTGTTGCGGAACGGGAGTCCGTGTCGCCGCACCGGGTGCGGGTGGATTTGCAGTTCTCGGAACAAAACGGGGTCACCGCGGATGCCGTGGTGGTGTAG
- a CDS encoding GIY-YIG nuclease family protein — MERLIPFEYKEKSVRVVMVDGEPWFVAESNAQLNQPPFNKMRDYLGFVYVVEYGSFIKIGKTQNPHQRMKSIKSVGRNYGDTTIGRILVSRPHTNFNENERSIHEALSHHRVRGELFAMTLDEFMAGKFGLTFRDDVEMLRKRTEAHVNVLKELLFPELVTRNGR; from the coding sequence ATGGAACGCTTGATTCCGTTCGAGTACAAGGAGAAGTCTGTTCGGGTCGTGATGGTGGATGGTGAGCCGTGGTTTGTGGCTGAGTCAAATGCTCAGCTCAATCAACCCCCGTTCAATAAGATGCGTGATTATTTAGGGTTTGTGTATGTGGTTGAGTACGGCTCTTTCATCAAGATTGGCAAAACGCAAAACCCACACCAACGGATGAAGTCCATCAAATCAGTCGGTCGCAACTACGGTGACACAACAATTGGCCGAATTCTTGTGTCTCGTCCTCACACCAACTTCAACGAGAATGAACGGAGCATCCACGAAGCGTTAAGTCACCACAGGGTACGAGGAGAACTGTTCGCCATGACCCTGGATGAGTTCATGGCAGGTAAATTTGGGCTGACATTCCGAGATGACGTGGAAATGCTCCGCAAAAGGACGGAAGCTCATGTGAATGTACTCAAGGAATTGCTTTTTCCCGAATTGGTCACGCGAAATGGCAGGTGA